One region of Armatimonadota bacterium genomic DNA includes:
- the recA gene encoding recombinase RecA: MLDKGNGKEKEQALELALSRIEKQFGKGAVMRLGEASRLNVSTISTGALALDIALGVGGIPRGRITEIYGQESSGKTTIGYHIIAEAQKAGGIAAFVDAEHAVDATYARNLGVDVDSLLVSQPDTGEEALEIIDALVRSNAVDVVVLDSVAALVPKSEIEGEMGDSHVGLQARLMSQALRKIGGSVSKSNTAAVFINQVREKIGVMFGNPETTPGGRALKFWASVRLEVRRVETLKVGNEMTGTRVRVKVVKNKVAPPFRQAEFDIMFGKGISRSGGVIDIGTELGFISKTGTWFTYGDIRLGQGRENAKQYLEEHPELIDELEAKIREEAVGKVFLAPAAAIED; the protein is encoded by the coding sequence GTGTTGGATAAAGGTAACGGCAAAGAAAAAGAACAAGCACTCGAATTGGCTTTGAGCCGAATCGAGAAGCAGTTTGGCAAGGGTGCAGTAATGAGGCTGGGGGAGGCGTCGCGGCTGAATGTCTCGACGATCTCTACTGGTGCTTTAGCGCTTGACATTGCTCTTGGTGTGGGCGGCATCCCCAGAGGAAGGATTACCGAGATATATGGCCAAGAGTCGTCAGGTAAGACAACCATCGGCTATCATATCATTGCTGAAGCCCAGAAGGCTGGCGGAATTGCCGCCTTTGTGGACGCTGAGCACGCAGTTGATGCAACTTATGCGCGGAACCTTGGCGTAGATGTAGACTCGTTGTTGGTGTCCCAGCCCGACACCGGCGAGGAGGCCCTCGAAATTATAGACGCGCTTGTCAGGAGTAATGCGGTTGATGTCGTGGTTCTGGATTCTGTTGCCGCGCTTGTGCCCAAGTCTGAAATTGAAGGCGAGATGGGCGATTCTCATGTAGGTCTTCAAGCGAGGCTAATGTCGCAAGCTCTTAGAAAGATTGGCGGTTCTGTCAGTAAATCAAACACAGCCGCTGTTTTCATCAACCAAGTTCGCGAAAAAATAGGCGTAATGTTCGGTAATCCCGAGACAACTCCAGGCGGGCGCGCTCTAAAGTTCTGGGCATCAGTTCGCTTGGAAGTGCGAAGGGTTGAGACCCTCAAGGTGGGAAACGAAATGACTGGCACTAGGGTGAGGGTTAAAGTAGTGAAAAACAAAGTCGCCCCGCCCTTTAGGCAGGCTGAATTTGACATCATGTTTGGCAAAGGCATCTCGAGGTCGGGAGGAGTTATTGACATCGGCACAGAACTAGGATTTATAAGCAAAACTGGCACTTGGTTCACATACGGCGATATAAGACTTGGCCAGGGGCGTGAGAACGCAAAACAATATCTGGAAGAGCACCCCGAACTGATAGATGAATTGGAAGCCAAAATACGCGAAGAGGCTGTTGGAAAGGTGTTTCTTGCTCCGGCGGCCGCTATTGAGGATTAG
- a CDS encoding competence/damage-inducible protein A: MRAEIISVGTELLLGQIIDTNAPYLGRVLSALGIDVYHRTTVGDNASRLADVLKTALSRADLVITIGGLGPTMDDLTKETIAEVLGEKLVMDLDSERAIREFFERRGIKPVASNLKQALKPESGIALPNSVGTAPGVLVEKEGKIVVALPGPPGELIPMVENYVVPYLERRLSGVRSVIESRVLKVCGIGESAAEEKVKDLLDSENPTIAPYAKSGEVHFRITAKARDHETAVRMISALEEEAKKRLGDYVYGVDDETLESVTVHMLINRGLTLALAESCTGGLVSNRVTNVPGSSETFQGCMVAYSNRVKTELLGVSNEMIAKYGAVSSEVARAMAEGAATRIGADVALGLTGIAGPGGGTAEKPVGLVYIGLKTPEGTEVTRNVFGGSREEIKLRASTAALNQLRMYLLKTP; this comes from the coding sequence GTGCGCGCTGAGATAATCTCAGTCGGAACCGAATTGCTTTTGGGGCAAATCATAGACACGAATGCCCCCTACCTTGGGAGAGTGCTCTCCGCTCTGGGAATTGATGTCTACCATCGGACAACCGTTGGTGATAATGCTTCCCGGCTTGCCGATGTGCTAAAGACCGCCCTCTCACGAGCAGATCTCGTAATCACGATCGGCGGTTTAGGGCCGACGATGGACGATCTCACAAAGGAAACCATCGCAGAGGTCCTTGGCGAAAAGCTCGTGATGGATTTAGATTCTGAGAGGGCTATACGCGAATTTTTCGAGCGCAGAGGAATCAAGCCGGTTGCGAGCAATCTTAAACAAGCACTAAAGCCCGAATCCGGGATTGCGTTGCCGAACTCCGTTGGGACGGCGCCCGGTGTGCTTGTCGAGAAGGAAGGCAAGATTGTGGTTGCTCTTCCAGGTCCCCCCGGTGAGCTCATTCCCATGGTTGAAAACTATGTGGTTCCATATTTGGAACGCAGGCTTTCCGGTGTCCGCTCAGTTATTGAATCTCGTGTGCTTAAAGTATGTGGGATTGGCGAGTCGGCAGCTGAGGAGAAGGTTAAAGACCTACTTGACAGCGAGAACCCAACGATTGCGCCTTATGCAAAAAGCGGCGAGGTTCATTTCAGAATCACCGCCAAAGCAAGGGATCATGAAACTGCGGTCCGCATGATCTCTGCGCTTGAGGAAGAGGCTAAGAAGCGGCTAGGCGATTATGTTTATGGGGTAGATGACGAAACTCTTGAGTCGGTAACAGTGCACATGCTAATCAACCGAGGTTTAACACTTGCATTAGCAGAATCATGCACTGGCGGTCTTGTTTCAAACAGAGTAACCAATGTACCGGGAAGCTCTGAAACGTTCCAAGGTTGTATGGTAGCATATAGCAACCGGGTGAAGACCGAGCTGCTTGGCGTATCCAATGAAATGATTGCCAAGTATGGTGCGGTGAGCTCCGAGGTGGCGCGAGCTATGGCTGAAGGTGCGGCCACTCGGATAGGCGCCGATGTTGCTTTAGGTCTCACGGGTATTGCAGGACCTGGCGGCGGAACTGCAGAAAAGCCAGTGGGTCTCGTGTATATTGGGCTTAAAACCCCCGAAGGCACAGAAGTTACCAGGAACGTATTTGGGGGAAGTCGTGAAGAGATCAAGCTAAGGGCGTCTACAGCGGCACTCAATCAGCTAAGAATGTACCTGCTGAAGACGCCTTAA
- a CDS encoding VanW family protein, translating into MVNPRVHFGVKLALSLFLTALVVWDFGTVELAGSQQKTNHSTPAPSVSLPDIVLTQFGAIPASSVPDDARESKLLSRAFAARTSELIGSWVIPLDSKGDNVVTNISLASEAVDFTILRPNELFSFNEIVGPRTAEKGYKPAAQYSNGEMVIGIGGGICILSTALYNVALETGLEIVERHPHSGPVKYAPPGRDAAVSFGWADLRFKNDTGNVLFIRSKVEDDRLVVAFYGTKIPGRTVEILSEDYEELPYKVIEHEDESVPEGEVIVKKEPRPGFAVTIVRLIRQNGKLIKREVISRDTILPKDKVVLVHPKKDTNTEQEFPNLNLPPVIIPLPDLPPKPDQTQPLPISPPDVGQPSAAQDPAS; encoded by the coding sequence ATGGTGAATCCTCGAGTCCATTTTGGCGTGAAGCTAGCCCTAAGCCTATTTCTCACGGCGCTTGTCGTGTGGGATTTTGGTACGGTTGAGCTAGCCGGCTCCCAACAGAAAACTAACCACTCAACGCCGGCACCATCTGTCAGCCTACCTGATATTGTGCTGACGCAATTTGGTGCTATTCCTGCTTCAAGCGTGCCTGATGACGCTCGCGAATCTAAGTTGTTGAGCAGGGCATTTGCCGCCCGAACATCTGAACTCATTGGTTCATGGGTTATCCCGCTCGACTCGAAAGGCGACAATGTAGTTACAAATATCTCATTGGCTTCGGAAGCAGTAGATTTCACAATTCTGCGTCCGAATGAGTTGTTTTCATTCAATGAAATAGTCGGTCCACGCACGGCGGAAAAGGGTTATAAGCCAGCGGCACAGTATTCAAATGGTGAGATGGTTATTGGGATTGGCGGGGGGATATGTATTCTCTCTACAGCCCTCTATAACGTGGCGCTTGAGACCGGACTTGAAATAGTAGAGCGCCATCCACACTCAGGTCCTGTGAAGTATGCGCCGCCAGGGAGGGATGCGGCTGTATCGTTTGGTTGGGCGGACCTGCGTTTTAAGAATGATACTGGGAATGTGCTCTTTATAAGATCAAAGGTCGAAGACGACCGTTTGGTAGTCGCATTCTATGGCACAAAGATCCCCGGCAGAACGGTAGAAATTCTTTCAGAGGACTACGAAGAATTGCCATATAAAGTCATCGAACATGAAGACGAAAGCGTTCCCGAGGGTGAGGTTATCGTAAAGAAAGAACCACGGCCCGGTTTTGCTGTTACAATTGTTAGGTTGATTCGACAAAATGGAAAGCTAATCAAGCGTGAGGTCATAAGTCGTGATACTATCTTGCCTAAGGACAAGGTGGTTCTTGTTCACCCGAAGAAAGATACAAATACGGAACAGGAGTTTCCTAACCTCAACCTTCCACCCGTAATCATCCCACTGCCCGACCTGCCGCCCAAACCAGATCAAACGCAACCTTTGCCCATTAGCCCACCAGACGTTGGCCAGCCGTCTGCTGCTCAAGACCCAGCTTCGTGA
- a CDS encoding PKD domain-containing protein, with protein MTNQRARVSAVLLVGITIFCGACTSALAQFFEEEGLVLYNGDPADQAGLKIGSWGSGKYEENPRLAFSGRFSIKVSGRSLYDGVRLDFQNAPDITSYYNDRNGYIQLIARFRVQGEDTTYGYSSTYGTTSTATKPIRRVRVAMALNGEWVEGQVPLSACQVGEDGWMRISIPFAAMKAKKDLKEVRLKRLVITGDGNESFYIGAIRVITDNSEIQVFPNEDQYVAAGDDVMFRASCNPGAAAVKYSWDFDASDGIQEDAVGELVYHKYRKSGEYTVTLTISDLFGIKKSVSTQSKVTVYD; from the coding sequence TTGACAAATCAAAGAGCAAGAGTAAGTGCTGTCCTCTTGGTCGGCATTACGATTTTCTGCGGGGCATGCACATCTGCGCTAGCCCAGTTTTTCGAAGAAGAAGGTTTGGTGCTCTATAATGGCGACCCAGCAGACCAGGCAGGCTTGAAGATAGGCAGTTGGGGCAGTGGGAAATATGAGGAAAACCCCCGCCTCGCCTTCAGCGGAAGATTCTCGATAAAGGTTAGCGGACGTAGCCTTTATGATGGCGTTAGGTTGGACTTTCAGAACGCCCCAGACATTACGAGCTATTATAACGACAGGAACGGCTATATCCAGCTTATAGCCAGGTTCCGCGTGCAGGGCGAGGACACTACATATGGCTATAGTAGCACATATGGCACGACTTCTACTGCTACCAAACCAATTCGAAGGGTCAGGGTTGCCATGGCCCTTAACGGAGAATGGGTGGAGGGCCAAGTGCCCCTCTCAGCATGCCAGGTAGGTGAAGATGGATGGATGCGCATTTCAATTCCATTTGCGGCGATGAAAGCTAAAAAAGATTTAAAAGAGGTTAGGTTGAAGCGCTTGGTAATTACTGGTGACGGCAATGAATCTTTCTACATTGGCGCAATCCGAGTAATCACTGACAATTCTGAAATACAGGTATTCCCCAATGAAGACCAGTATGTCGCCGCTGGAGATGACGTCATGTTCAGGGCTTCTTGTAATCCGGGGGCAGCAGCGGTAAAGTATTCATGGGATTTTGATGCTTCAGATGGTATCCAAGAGGATGCCGTTGGTGAGCTTGTCTATCATAAGTACCGAAAATCTGGTGAATACACGGTTACTCTGACAATATCCGATCTTTTCGGTATCAAAAAGAGCGTTAGCACCCAATCAAAGGTGACAGTCTACGACTAG
- the rny gene encoding ribonuclease Y — MNTLYAVGCVIASLVIVLLGFVFCVLPARRKAEEQLSEAQRIREQAEKDIETKKKEILLEAKDEAYKLRAEIERENREKRAEIQRLERRLTQKEESLDRRLDNLEKREKALSVREQESAKIREELNSILEKQRAELQRIAGLTTEEAKNLLLKMVEEESRHEAAKLIRDIEAQAREEAEKRARDIITLAVQRCAVDQTSETTVSVVPLPNDEMKGRIIGREGRNIRAFETLTGVDLIIDDTPEAVVLSAFDPVRREIARIALSNLISDGRIHPGRIEETVAKATAEVEEQIRQAGEHAVFETGVTALDPEIVKLLGKLKFRTSYGQNVLDHSIEVSHLAGAMAAELGANVLLARRAGLLHDLGKAVDFEVEGPHAVISADICHRYNEHPEVVHAVKAHHSDEEPETIEAVLVSVADAISASRPGARRETLETYVKRLQRLETIADSFAGVEKTYAVQAGREIRVLVKPQEIDDLAAAKLARDTARKIEEEMEYPGQIKVTVIRETRAVEYAK; from the coding sequence ATGAATACATTGTATGCCGTCGGATGCGTCATAGCATCCCTGGTGATTGTCTTGCTGGGATTCGTTTTCTGCGTTCTTCCAGCAAGACGCAAAGCGGAAGAACAGTTATCGGAAGCTCAGAGGATTAGAGAGCAAGCCGAAAAGGATATCGAGACAAAAAAGAAAGAGATCCTTCTTGAGGCAAAAGATGAAGCCTACAAACTCAGAGCAGAGATCGAAAGGGAAAATCGCGAAAAGCGAGCTGAAATACAGAGGTTAGAGCGAAGGCTGACGCAGAAAGAAGAATCCCTGGATCGCAGGTTGGATAACCTGGAGAAAAGGGAGAAAGCATTAAGTGTAAGAGAGCAAGAAAGCGCCAAAATAAGAGAAGAGTTAAACAGCATTTTGGAAAAACAGCGTGCGGAGCTTCAGCGCATAGCTGGGCTTACTACGGAAGAGGCAAAAAACCTCCTATTAAAAATGGTCGAGGAGGAGTCTCGCCATGAGGCCGCCAAGCTAATACGCGACATAGAAGCCCAAGCTCGCGAAGAAGCCGAAAAACGTGCGCGCGATATTATTACGCTCGCAGTTCAGCGCTGTGCAGTTGACCAAACTTCAGAAACGACGGTCTCGGTTGTGCCCCTGCCTAACGATGAGATGAAGGGCAGGATCATTGGCCGTGAAGGAAGAAACATACGAGCATTTGAGACACTCACTGGCGTGGACCTAATCATTGACGACACACCAGAAGCCGTCGTGCTTTCTGCGTTCGATCCAGTTCGCAGAGAAATCGCGCGAATTGCGTTAAGTAACTTAATATCGGACGGGCGCATTCACCCAGGGCGAATCGAGGAAACAGTTGCAAAAGCAACAGCTGAGGTCGAGGAGCAAATACGTCAAGCTGGTGAGCATGCGGTATTTGAGACGGGCGTTACTGCTCTCGACCCTGAGATTGTGAAGCTACTTGGGAAACTAAAGTTCCGCACGAGTTATGGCCAGAATGTCCTTGATCACTCCATCGAAGTGTCCCATCTCGCCGGTGCAATGGCGGCCGAACTTGGCGCAAACGTGTTGCTTGCTCGGCGGGCAGGTCTTCTGCACGATTTAGGGAAGGCAGTGGATTTTGAGGTTGAGGGGCCGCACGCGGTCATCAGTGCAGATATCTGCCATCGGTATAACGAGCATCCAGAGGTGGTTCATGCAGTTAAAGCGCATCATTCGGATGAAGAACCCGAAACCATTGAGGCTGTTCTTGTATCGGTAGCAGACGCCATCTCAGCATCAAGGCCTGGCGCTCGGCGTGAGACCCTGGAAACCTATGTTAAACGCCTACAGAGGCTGGAGACAATTGCGGACTCCTTTGCCGGTGTTGAAAAGACGTATGCTGTGCAGGCGGGGCGGGAAATCCGAGTGCTTGTAAAGCCGCAGGAAATTGACGACCTTGCCGCGGCAAAGTTAGCCCGCGATACTGCTAGGAAAATCGAGGAAGAAATGGAATACCCCGGCCAAATCAAGGTCACCGTTATTCGCGAAACAAGGGCTGTGGAGTATGCCAAGTAA
- a CDS encoding TIGR00282 family metallophosphoesterase produces the protein MRLLFIGDIVGRPGREAVSQLLPALREEYSPDFIVANGENAAGGMGITMETAAEVFQSGVDVVTLGNHVWSKKEVYTYLNEEQRLLRPANYPAGVPGRGWNIYLTKNGIRIGVINLCGRIFMENLEDPFRTADAILLELSQHTNLIFVDFHAEVTSEKSALGWYLAGRVTGVLGTHTHVQTADERILPGGTAFISDVGMTGPIDSVIGVKKELIISRFITQMPTKFEIAEGKAMLSAVLVEADCSTGQALSVMRIQRNQPA, from the coding sequence TTGCGGCTTCTGTTTATAGGAGATATAGTGGGAAGGCCGGGACGAGAGGCCGTTTCTCAGTTGCTACCGGCACTACGAGAAGAGTACTCGCCTGATTTTATCGTTGCGAACGGCGAAAATGCGGCAGGAGGTATGGGAATCACCATGGAAACTGCCGCCGAGGTCTTCCAATCTGGCGTTGATGTTGTTACCCTTGGCAATCACGTTTGGTCAAAAAAGGAAGTCTATACTTATCTCAATGAGGAACAGCGTTTGCTTAGGCCGGCGAACTATCCAGCAGGTGTGCCCGGCCGAGGATGGAACATATACTTGACTAAGAATGGCATTCGCATTGGTGTTATCAATTTATGCGGAAGAATCTTCATGGAAAACCTTGAAGATCCATTTCGGACAGCGGATGCTATACTTCTTGAGCTCAGTCAGCATACGAATTTAATTTTTGTTGATTTCCACGCGGAGGTGACATCGGAGAAAAGTGCTCTAGGATGGTACCTTGCCGGTCGCGTCACTGGCGTGCTCGGCACGCATACCCATGTTCAGACGGCCGATGAGCGAATTCTGCCAGGCGGAACAGCTTTTATAAGTGACGTCGGAATGACTGGCCCAATAGATTCGGTTATTGGTGTGAAAAAGGAGCTTATTATCTCCAGGTTCATTACGCAGATGCCGACAAAATTTGAGATAGCCGAAGGAAAGGCAATGCTTTCGGCTGTTTTGGTTGAAGCAGACTGCAGTACTGGACAGGCATTGAGCGTTATGAGAATCCAAAGAAACCAGCCGGCGTAG
- a CDS encoding RecX family transcriptional regulator, translating to MTTHQHRITAIEAQEKRQNRRSIFVDGKFVLGVDANVVADLGLQIGQEISEERLREIVYAEQLTKAKQKALNLLGYRARSRAEIAQSLRRGGFAEDIIEDVLAYLERLGLVNDEQFSQAWVKSRLIGKGMGKQRIKWELKQKGVPNDVAEDALSEIDEEIEYQTALDSAKRRWAKYKDAEVNTKRRKLASFLRRQGFGWEVVSQVLGELSADNDEE from the coding sequence TTGACTACTCATCAGCATAGAATAACAGCAATAGAGGCACAGGAGAAGCGGCAAAACCGTCGGTCTATTTTCGTTGACGGCAAATTTGTGCTAGGCGTGGACGCAAATGTAGTTGCTGACCTTGGCCTTCAAATTGGCCAAGAGATAAGCGAGGAGCGGCTAAGAGAAATCGTCTACGCTGAGCAGTTAACAAAAGCCAAGCAGAAGGCGCTTAATCTGCTTGGTTATAGGGCGCGCAGCCGAGCTGAGATTGCGCAAAGCCTTAGGCGAGGTGGGTTTGCCGAAGATATTATTGAGGATGTTTTAGCATACCTTGAGCGGCTTGGACTCGTAAATGATGAGCAGTTTTCCCAAGCGTGGGTGAAGAGCCGGTTGATAGGCAAGGGGATGGGAAAACAGCGAATCAAATGGGAGCTCAAGCAAAAAGGTGTGCCAAACGACGTGGCAGAGGATGCTCTGTCTGAAATTGATGAGGAGATAGAATACCAAACAGCGCTTGACTCCGCAAAGCGCCGCTGGGCCAAATATAAAGATGCGGAGGTTAATACTAAACGGCGCAAATTGGCTTCATTCCTGCGAAGGCAGGGCTTCGGTTGGGAAGTAGTATCGCAAGTATTGGGCGAACTTTCCGCCGATAACGACGAGGAATAG
- a CDS encoding decaprenyl-phosphate phosphoribosyltransferase, which produces MITTILQAMRPRQWSKNLFVFAGLLFTLDRQHPVSDYVKVVLAFALFCILSGSVYIVNDILDVERDRLHEKKSQRPIASGRLAIRTAWIVATLLCIGSLMLSFALDFRFGSISLAYLGFITAYSLGLKKIVILDVLVIAGGFVLRAAAGAAAINVSVSPWLFVCTVLLALFLGLAKRRQELLVVQKAQEHRPVLEQYSIPLLDQLINIVASTTITAYALYTFFSRTGAAHPYMMITLPFVIYGVFRYLFLIHNNSGAESPETLVITDKPLLVCIILWALTAGLIIGLGK; this is translated from the coding sequence TTGATAACCACGATTCTTCAAGCAATGCGGCCGCGACAGTGGTCGAAAAACCTGTTCGTGTTTGCCGGCCTGCTTTTTACTTTAGATCGCCAGCACCCTGTTTCCGATTACGTTAAGGTCGTGCTGGCTTTTGCCTTGTTCTGCATTTTGTCTGGGAGCGTGTACATAGTAAACGATATCCTAGATGTAGAACGCGACCGGCTGCACGAGAAAAAATCACAGCGGCCCATTGCATCTGGCAGGCTAGCTATTCGAACAGCGTGGATTGTGGCCACGCTCCTCTGCATAGGAAGTTTGATGCTTTCCTTTGCACTTGATTTTAGGTTCGGTAGCATTAGCCTTGCATACCTAGGATTTATAACAGCTTACTCACTTGGGCTAAAAAAGATAGTCATCCTGGATGTTTTAGTAATCGCGGGTGGGTTTGTTCTTCGAGCGGCAGCAGGGGCGGCGGCAATCAACGTGTCAGTGTCCCCTTGGCTGTTTGTCTGCACAGTGCTTCTTGCCTTATTTCTTGGGTTAGCCAAGCGACGACAGGAGCTTCTAGTTGTCCAAAAAGCACAAGAACATAGGCCAGTGCTGGAGCAGTACTCGATTCCACTTCTCGACCAGTTAATCAATATCGTTGCTTCCACAACAATCACAGCTTATGCGTTGTACACCTTTTTCTCGAGAACCGGAGCCGCACACCCCTACATGATGATCACGTTGCCTTTTGTCATATATGGCGTCTTCAGATATCTGTTCCTAATCCACAACAATTCGGGCGCTGAAAGCCCGGAAACGTTGGTAATTACAGACAAACCTCTCCTGGTCTGTATTATCCTATGGGCTCTAACCGCTGGCCTTATAATTGGTTTAGGAAAATAG
- the thpR gene encoding RNA 2',3'-cyclic phosphodiesterase, with amino-acid sequence MEKIRTFVAILLPAEVRSRLAEVEKQLIATKADVKWVPEENFHITLKFLGSIEAAKLDAITDAVREAVEPMNRFEIFLEGAGAFPRPSSPRVIWVGVKTGKDQLKEIAGRVDTALEKLGFPREDRPFTGHVTLGRARSSQGIAPLRESIDKLRDEPIGTVMVDSVAVMKSDLHPTGPIYTALRKVELVA; translated from the coding sequence ATGGAAAAGATACGAACGTTCGTAGCAATCCTTCTGCCAGCTGAAGTTCGGTCTCGGCTGGCGGAAGTTGAGAAACAGCTAATCGCGACCAAAGCTGACGTTAAGTGGGTTCCGGAGGAAAACTTCCATATAACGCTTAAGTTCCTTGGCAGTATAGAAGCGGCAAAACTCGATGCTATCACCGATGCGGTGCGAGAAGCCGTAGAACCCATGAATAGATTTGAAATATTTTTAGAAGGTGCCGGTGCGTTTCCAAGGCCTAGTAGTCCCAGAGTTATCTGGGTTGGTGTCAAAACTGGCAAAGACCAGCTAAAGGAAATAGCGGGGCGCGTGGACACAGCTTTGGAAAAGCTCGGATTTCCACGCGAAGATCGTCCATTCACCGGCCACGTCACGCTGGGCCGCGCTAGAAGTTCCCAAGGCATAGCCCCGCTTAGAGAAAGTATTGATAAGCTTAGAGACGAACCCATTGGCACTGTAATGGTGGATTCGGTTGCGGTGATGAAGAGCGATCTTCACCCAACCGGCCCAATCTACACCGCTTTGAGAAAGGTTGAACTTGTAGCATAA